The Cupriavidus sp. EM10 genome includes a region encoding these proteins:
- the tssB gene encoding type VI secretion system contractile sheath small subunit codes for MSESFQNEVPKARVNIKLDLHTGGAQKKVELPLKLLVMGDYSNGQETRALAERQKVSVNKNNFNAVLADYNPKARIAVENTLAGDGSELPVDLDFTSMDDFKPEMVASRVPELRALMAARNLLRDLKSNLLDNAMFRRELEKILKDPALSERLRADLQQIGETAPSVQ; via the coding sequence ATGTCGGAGAGCTTCCAGAATGAAGTCCCCAAGGCGCGGGTCAATATCAAGCTGGACCTGCATACAGGCGGCGCACAGAAGAAGGTCGAACTGCCGCTCAAGCTGCTGGTGATGGGCGACTACAGCAATGGGCAGGAGACGCGTGCACTGGCCGAGCGCCAGAAGGTGTCGGTCAACAAGAACAATTTCAACGCCGTTCTTGCCGACTACAACCCCAAGGCACGGATAGCGGTCGAGAACACGCTGGCTGGCGATGGCTCGGAACTGCCGGTCGATCTGGATTTCACGTCTATGGACGACTTCAAGCCGGAAATGGTAGCCAGTCGCGTGCCCGAGCTGCGTGCGCTGATGGCTGCGCGCAATCTGCTGCGCGATCTCAAGTCAAACCTGCTTGACAACGCGATGTTCCGCCGCGAGCTGGAGAAGATTCTCAAGGATCCGGCCCTGTCCGAGCGTCTGCGTGCCGATCTGCAGCAGATCGGTGAAACCGCTCCGTCTGTCCAGTAA
- a CDS encoding type VI secretion system Vgr family protein, with protein sequence MAGVVDGRKAIGSALPGAVTGRQAYHLEVLGAPSAAGLSVVSFEAVERLGEPYSVKVKLTHPTELDRMEYLRHDATFSIDPGDGSEPRQFSGCIFRLSKTRQTRDFCAYEIEIRPRVALLALTRASRVYQKKTAPQIIEAILRRHGLEGHQFSFKVRRQYPAHDFRLQYQMSDWDFIRLLMEQEGLYSYFLPGRFGTIFGDVFQVSDDIDHYIYQPELRVPYRETAGLESGVETVSGIQTHVHTVPESFRTADYNPADSYERKSGEANVARKEKGNYGQPYVYGTHHLDVAGAKREAQLRHEAALAAQLVYEGQSNVLDLRPARILRLDLTLPDAPNGQVVTEVTHSGGRDQTYRNTYKAIPSDRRFRLPIDESKWPRIAGTLSGRITSPGAYKYAYLTQQGLYVVRLDLDFDTWPKGGESVPMRLAKPFAGARQTGFHFPLIDGTEVAIAFRDGDPNKPYIAHAHHHSQHEDLITSQDRWLSRNVIRTQANNKLRFEDWEGQEGVKLSTEYGGKSQLNLGYLVDGKKKKRGEGFELRTSGWGALRAGKGMYITAYDQQGAAGQQLDMQETIAELERALSLARSLAASTRQAKAEPADIDAQQQANRDLHKLSAPGLLASAPASIGVASERTIQLAAGKNISTVAGGSADVSALRRITLAAGDLISLCAHKLGIKMFAAMGKVEIQAQNDGLDLYADKRLDLASASDEVRITGKTKTVVSSGGACVTIENGSVEISCSGDFRVKAASFVFEGPNIVATPLPILPTSDLEIVDHYPSRAKP encoded by the coding sequence ATGGCTGGTGTCGTGGATGGACGGAAGGCAATCGGAAGTGCGCTGCCAGGGGCCGTGACTGGCCGTCAGGCCTACCACCTGGAAGTGCTCGGCGCCCCCAGCGCGGCCGGCCTGTCCGTGGTGTCATTCGAGGCCGTGGAGCGCCTCGGCGAGCCCTACAGCGTCAAGGTCAAACTCACCCATCCGACAGAGTTGGACCGGATGGAGTACCTGCGCCACGACGCCACATTCTCGATCGATCCGGGCGACGGATCGGAGCCGCGCCAGTTCTCGGGCTGCATCTTCCGTTTGTCGAAGACCCGGCAGACCCGCGACTTCTGCGCCTACGAGATCGAAATACGGCCCAGGGTCGCACTGCTCGCGCTGACCAGGGCAAGCCGCGTCTACCAGAAGAAAACAGCACCGCAAATCATCGAAGCCATCCTGCGCCGCCACGGGCTGGAAGGACACCAGTTCTCCTTCAAGGTCCGGCGCCAGTATCCCGCGCACGACTTCCGACTGCAGTATCAGATGTCGGACTGGGACTTCATCCGGCTGCTCATGGAGCAGGAGGGGCTGTACAGCTACTTCCTGCCCGGCCGGTTCGGCACGATCTTCGGCGATGTCTTTCAGGTATCCGACGACATCGACCACTACATCTACCAGCCGGAATTGCGCGTGCCCTACCGGGAAACGGCTGGCCTGGAATCAGGCGTCGAGACGGTGTCTGGCATCCAGACGCACGTGCACACCGTGCCCGAGTCGTTCCGGACGGCTGACTACAACCCCGCCGATTCCTACGAGCGCAAGTCGGGCGAAGCCAACGTCGCCCGCAAGGAGAAAGGCAACTACGGCCAGCCTTACGTCTATGGAACCCATCACCTGGACGTGGCCGGTGCCAAACGGGAAGCGCAGCTGCGCCACGAGGCGGCGCTGGCCGCACAGTTGGTCTACGAAGGCCAGAGCAACGTCCTGGACCTGCGACCGGCGCGCATCCTGCGCCTGGACCTCACGCTGCCCGATGCCCCAAACGGCCAGGTGGTCACGGAGGTCACGCACTCCGGCGGACGCGATCAAACCTACCGCAATACCTACAAAGCCATTCCTTCGGACCGCCGCTTCCGGCTACCGATCGACGAAAGCAAGTGGCCGCGCATCGCCGGGACGCTCAGCGGACGGATCACGTCGCCCGGTGCCTACAAGTACGCCTACCTGACCCAGCAAGGCCTGTACGTCGTGCGGCTGGACCTGGACTTCGACACCTGGCCCAAAGGCGGCGAGAGCGTGCCGATGCGCCTGGCCAAGCCGTTCGCCGGCGCCCGCCAGACAGGTTTCCACTTCCCGCTGATCGACGGCACCGAGGTCGCCATCGCCTTCCGCGACGGCGACCCGAACAAGCCCTATATCGCGCACGCCCACCATCACAGCCAGCACGAGGATCTGATCACCAGCCAAGACCGCTGGCTGTCGCGCAACGTCATCCGCACCCAGGCCAACAACAAGCTGCGGTTCGAGGACTGGGAAGGGCAGGAAGGCGTCAAGCTGTCGACGGAGTATGGCGGGAAGAGCCAGCTGAACCTGGGGTATCTGGTCGATGGAAAGAAGAAGAAGCGTGGTGAGGGATTTGAGTTGCGGACGTCGGGGTGGGGGGCCTTGCGGGCCGGCAAGGGAATGTACATCACCGCCTACGACCAGCAAGGGGCCGCCGGGCAGCAGCTCGACATGCAGGAAACAATTGCGGAGTTGGAGCGCGCACTGAGTCTTGCCAGGTCCTTGGCGGCTTCCACTCGGCAGGCCAAGGCCGAACCTGCTGATATCGACGCGCAGCAGCAGGCGAACCGCGATCTGCACAAGTTGTCGGCACCCGGCCTATTGGCCAGCGCTCCGGCGTCTATCGGAGTCGCGTCGGAACGCACGATCCAACTGGCGGCAGGGAAGAACATATCGACCGTTGCCGGCGGGAGCGCTGACGTTAGCGCCCTCAGGCGTATCACCTTGGCAGCAGGCGATCTGATTTCGCTGTGTGCCCACAAGCTTGGCATCAAGATGTTCGCAGCCATGGGAAAGGTCGAGATCCAGGCGCAGAACGACGGCCTGGACCTTTACGCAGATAAACGGCTGGACCTCGCAAGCGCCAGCGATGAGGTACGTATTACTGGAAAGACAAAGACTGTAGTTTCCAGCGGCGGAGCCTGTGTAACGATCGAAAATGGAAGCGTTGAAATCAGCTGTTCCGGAGATTTCCGGGTCAAGGCTGCGTCGTTTGTTTTCGAGGGGCCCAATATCGTAGCCACCCCGTTGCCCATTCTTCCAACGTCCGACCTCGAGATCGTCGATCACTATCCCTCTCGCGCTAAGCCATGA
- a CDS encoding M23 family metallopeptidase: MIISPPFLPSAGRSAITPSEVDPMMAAVNKLALAHGIYPVAFDRRWHCGVHLARTKDSVVHAIADGEVVAYRVCQHAYVGGGGRPDSNAGFVLLRHTTETGEGRTLTFYSLYMHLLELAGYQSIGADVKRLPEFLRMPQAGADPSQVPSAQQGAPGQKVLRKQVLGWVGQCHGQKHLHFEIFMTKKDFDAYFGQTQLGKKPVTTPTGADYWGHSYYVIPPRTTFVALPPGALRAKDGKHKISGIDFDELRAGANADTLYAEAWFHKGNKYTRVWRDAGEGRREELTEQPIVESGYEYDLYKRASRLYPACPSDGYELLRFGRILSTPATLSAAPSGAPPRPTHVQRGCGSHLPQGSRATWMSTIRLF; encoded by the coding sequence ATGATCATCAGCCCTCCCTTCCTTCCAAGTGCTGGCCGGAGTGCCATCACGCCATCTGAAGTCGATCCGATGATGGCGGCGGTTAACAAATTGGCACTTGCGCACGGAATCTATCCCGTGGCGTTCGATCGTCGCTGGCATTGCGGTGTTCACCTTGCCAGGACCAAGGACAGCGTTGTTCACGCGATAGCCGATGGTGAAGTCGTGGCATATCGGGTATGCCAGCATGCCTACGTCGGCGGAGGCGGCCGTCCGGACAGCAACGCGGGCTTCGTCCTCCTCAGGCACACCACGGAGACCGGTGAAGGACGCACGCTGACCTTCTATTCCCTGTACATGCACCTGCTCGAGTTGGCAGGCTACCAATCGATCGGCGCCGATGTGAAGCGCCTGCCCGAGTTCCTCCGAATGCCTCAAGCCGGAGCAGACCCTTCGCAAGTTCCCTCAGCCCAGCAGGGGGCACCCGGCCAGAAAGTGCTTCGCAAGCAAGTGCTTGGCTGGGTAGGTCAATGTCACGGCCAAAAGCACCTGCACTTCGAGATATTCATGACGAAGAAGGACTTCGACGCCTACTTCGGACAGACACAATTAGGCAAGAAGCCGGTGACGACACCTACCGGAGCCGATTATTGGGGTCATAGCTACTATGTGATTCCCCCTCGCACCACGTTTGTTGCCTTGCCCCCTGGCGCATTGCGAGCCAAGGATGGAAAGCACAAGATCTCCGGCATTGATTTTGACGAGTTACGTGCGGGTGCGAACGCGGATACGCTATATGCGGAAGCGTGGTTTCACAAAGGAAACAAATACACCCGCGTTTGGCGCGATGCCGGCGAGGGCAGACGAGAGGAACTTACCGAGCAACCCATCGTCGAGTCCGGCTATGAGTATGACCTGTACAAGCGCGCAAGTCGCCTGTATCCGGCGTGCCCAAGCGATGGCTATGAACTGTTGCGGTTCGGTCGCATCCTCTCCACACCTGCCACACTGTCTGCAGCGCCCAGCGGCGCGCCGCCCCGGCCAACCCATGTTCAACGTGGATGCGGATCGCATTTGCCCCAGGGCAGCAGGGCTACGTGGATGTCAACCATCCGTCTGTTCTGA
- a CDS encoding ImcF-related family protein, translated as MDRRHAHLRPAQRTGSPGCTASSPRHRNSPHPTARLKALDTLQQQIQRYEYRVEHHAPLFTRFGLNRDTEVLAALWKPYAKAGRDILVTPVVHDLEAALVDLSQLRTSGLSDETSKWALEGRNTLGAYLMLAHPDRVDAAFLSQKLAQHWSTDARITPGHREDLAERFARFYAEHLKANPDWRIDARPDLVAGARQTLLAVIGERNAVDTIYQSILDGAGSKYPDQTLASLAAGTDPRGLIRAGGVVPGVFTRQAYEGYVEAAIEKAAKRQDVANDWVISDGKAQPAQQAPGNSEADFRHALTERYFADYAERWQQFMNGMQWESATTLPGVVDQLKLLADARQSPVIALMKALEYQGGAGARRESLSDSLVAKAQVIMGKTGGAPTAVRPDPAGPLGAAFGPVMRLAGQPGQAGGGNGDLSLQRYLDRITAVRLRLQQMTNSADADMQARQIAQSLFQGKGSDLADTRAYGQLMAASLGAEWAGMGDTLFVRPIAQAEQAVLQPAQASLDEAWRQSIALPWNRAFASRYPFANTANDASLPELARYIRPQSGLIHAFLKAEVAGVLALRGDQWVPVGSGSGGLTFDPGFLKFINTLQRIAAHLLVQGDPQYRFELKPIPTPGLTDTLLTIDNQKLHYYNQRESWQAMTWPANNLQVPRTMLQWQTEKAGTSKNYETEGVWAWVRMLEHARVTPIDSATVQLTFEAIPDTADPRPGMGDKAPTSDAESPEALLPRAARLSAPSHMVYPIRYQMRAAVGRGPLEALELRNLRMPERMFAGKAPLVQTQTSSAGIAPDRRK; from the coding sequence ATGGATCGCCGGCATGCTCATCTCCGGCCTGCGCAACGAACGGGATCTCCAGGATGCACGGCAAGCAGTCCACGACATCGAAACAGCCCCCACCCCACCGCCCGCCTGAAAGCCCTCGACACCCTGCAGCAGCAGATCCAGCGCTACGAATACCGCGTCGAGCACCACGCGCCGCTCTTTACGCGCTTCGGGCTGAACCGTGACACCGAGGTGCTGGCTGCACTCTGGAAGCCTTACGCGAAGGCCGGTCGCGACATCCTTGTCACGCCGGTGGTGCATGACCTCGAGGCCGCGCTGGTCGATCTGTCCCAGTTGCGGACGAGCGGGCTGAGCGACGAAACCAGCAAATGGGCGCTGGAGGGCCGCAACACGCTCGGGGCGTACCTGATGCTGGCCCACCCGGATCGGGTGGATGCCGCTTTTCTGTCGCAGAAGCTCGCGCAGCATTGGTCGACCGATGCCAGGATCACGCCGGGACACAGGGAAGACTTGGCCGAACGATTCGCCCGGTTCTACGCCGAGCACCTGAAGGCGAATCCTGACTGGCGCATCGACGCCCGCCCCGATCTCGTGGCCGGCGCGCGGCAGACGTTGCTGGCCGTGATCGGCGAGCGCAATGCTGTCGATACGATCTACCAGAGCATCCTCGACGGCGCCGGCAGCAAGTATCCCGACCAGACACTGGCGTCCCTTGCGGCTGGCACGGACCCGCGTGGGCTGATCCGGGCCGGCGGCGTCGTGCCGGGCGTCTTCACGCGGCAGGCGTACGAAGGTTATGTGGAGGCCGCCATCGAGAAGGCCGCGAAGCGGCAGGACGTGGCCAATGACTGGGTGATCAGCGATGGCAAGGCCCAGCCAGCCCAGCAGGCGCCAGGCAATTCGGAGGCCGATTTCCGCCACGCCCTGACGGAACGCTACTTTGCCGACTACGCGGAGCGCTGGCAGCAGTTCATGAACGGGATGCAGTGGGAATCGGCCACGACCTTGCCTGGCGTCGTCGACCAGCTCAAGCTGCTGGCCGATGCGCGGCAGTCGCCGGTCATCGCGCTGATGAAGGCGCTCGAGTATCAGGGTGGCGCCGGGGCGCGCAGGGAATCGCTCTCGGACTCGCTGGTGGCCAAGGCCCAGGTCATCATGGGCAAGACGGGCGGGGCTCCAACGGCGGTCAGGCCCGATCCGGCCGGGCCGCTTGGCGCGGCCTTTGGGCCGGTCATGCGGTTAGCAGGCCAGCCGGGGCAGGCTGGGGGCGGCAACGGCGACCTGAGCCTGCAGCGCTATCTGGACCGTATCACCGCAGTGCGCCTGCGCCTGCAGCAGATGACTAACAGTGCCGACGCCGACATGCAGGCGCGGCAGATTGCGCAGTCGCTATTCCAGGGCAAGGGATCGGATCTGGCGGACACGCGTGCCTATGGCCAGCTCATGGCGGCAAGCCTCGGCGCCGAGTGGGCCGGCATGGGCGACACGCTGTTCGTGCGCCCGATCGCCCAGGCCGAACAGGCCGTGCTGCAGCCCGCGCAAGCCAGTCTTGACGAGGCGTGGCGGCAGTCCATCGCGCTGCCGTGGAACCGCGCCTTCGCCAGCCGCTACCCGTTCGCCAACACGGCCAACGACGCATCCCTGCCTGAACTGGCGCGCTATATCCGCCCGCAAAGTGGCCTGATCCATGCATTCCTCAAGGCGGAAGTGGCCGGCGTGCTGGCGCTGCGCGGCGACCAATGGGTGCCCGTCGGCAGTGGCTCGGGAGGACTGACCTTCGATCCGGGCTTCCTGAAGTTCATCAACACGCTGCAGCGTATCGCGGCGCACCTGCTGGTGCAGGGCGATCCTCAGTACCGCTTTGAACTCAAGCCCATTCCGACGCCCGGCCTGACCGACACGCTGCTGACCATCGACAACCAGAAGCTGCACTACTACAACCAGCGGGAATCCTGGCAGGCCATGACGTGGCCGGCCAACAACCTGCAGGTACCCCGGACGATGCTGCAATGGCAGACCGAGAAGGCGGGCACCAGCAAGAACTACGAGACCGAAGGCGTCTGGGCCTGGGTGCGCATGCTGGAACATGCCCGGGTGACGCCCATCGACAGTGCAACCGTCCAGTTGACGTTCGAGGCCATTCCCGACACGGCGGATCCACGTCCGGGCATGGGTGACAAGGCGCCGACAAGCGACGCCGAGAGTCCCGAAGCCCTGTTACCACGTGCCGCGCGGCTCTCCGCCCCGTCGCACATGGTCTATCCGATCCGTTACCAGATGCGCGCCGCCGTGGGGCGCGGGCCACTGGAAGCGCTGGAACTGCGCAACCTGCGGATGCCTGAGCGGATGTTCGCGGGCAAGGCACCGCTGGTGCAGACCCAAACCTCGTCCGCTGGAATCGCGCCAGACCGGCGCAAGTAA
- the tssA gene encoding type VI secretion system protein TssA, protein MFNNLLNALFGTNAPADLARSTQARWESWLQPIRPDAPVGDDPGYDDDFIAIKEEVAKLSDINDTVIVESSESLLKQNAKDVRLAVYYAYGRMRRDGAEGVASAFELLSALIDRFGDQLLPVRAESRKAALEWLAGATFTDRLDRVSGLTGTHLERTLSALALIQEQTAQWPAAGRPALHGLFRRFEGRIESPPSDNGAGQAAAAMPSAPATTLAPGDVTSSRDLLDCARRMAQFLREQPEGYLAAYRLMRCVRWDTLTEVPPSEAGGKTRLVAPRAELRAQMKRLVLQKQWPQLLDRVEQAFAEGANHFWLDLQYYAFTAQDHAGGHYAQVRDLLATDCALMLERLPGLAQLAFADGSPFADDTTLEWIASHATVRDIAHGESVSPVTVSSASTDWAETEAQAVEMAAQQSLDAALAWLQDLPAPDGERDRFVRQLVMARVAERADRVDTALHLLAALDARATQFRLDAWEPSLAFEVKQQLLRLLKIRATRKDADKIALAQRIDALTGELTTIDPARAVAIT, encoded by the coding sequence ATGTTCAACAACCTTCTCAACGCACTGTTCGGCACGAATGCTCCCGCGGATCTGGCCCGTTCCACACAGGCCCGCTGGGAATCCTGGCTGCAGCCGATCCGGCCGGACGCGCCGGTCGGCGACGACCCGGGCTACGACGACGACTTCATCGCCATCAAGGAGGAAGTGGCGAAGCTCTCTGACATCAATGACACCGTGATCGTCGAGTCGTCGGAGAGCCTGCTGAAGCAAAATGCCAAGGACGTCCGTCTTGCCGTCTACTACGCCTACGGCCGCATGCGACGCGACGGTGCGGAAGGCGTGGCCTCGGCTTTCGAACTGTTGTCAGCACTGATCGACCGATTCGGCGACCAGTTGCTGCCCGTCCGCGCAGAAAGCCGCAAGGCGGCACTGGAATGGTTGGCCGGCGCAACCTTCACCGATCGTCTCGATCGCGTATCGGGCCTGACCGGGACGCACCTGGAGCGCACCCTGTCGGCACTCGCGCTGATCCAGGAGCAGACCGCGCAATGGCCGGCGGCGGGACGCCCGGCACTGCACGGGCTGTTTCGCCGGTTCGAGGGCCGCATCGAATCACCGCCATCCGACAATGGCGCTGGTCAGGCGGCGGCTGCCATGCCATCCGCACCGGCAACGACACTTGCCCCGGGCGACGTGACATCTTCACGGGATCTGCTCGATTGTGCACGCCGGATGGCGCAGTTCCTGCGCGAGCAGCCCGAAGGCTATCTCGCCGCCTATCGCCTGATGCGCTGCGTGCGGTGGGACACCTTGACCGAGGTGCCACCGTCCGAGGCGGGCGGCAAGACGCGGCTGGTTGCACCGCGTGCAGAACTGCGTGCTCAAATGAAGCGGCTCGTCCTGCAAAAGCAATGGCCGCAGCTGCTTGACCGCGTGGAGCAGGCCTTCGCCGAGGGCGCCAACCATTTCTGGCTTGACCTGCAGTACTACGCGTTCACCGCCCAGGATCATGCGGGCGGCCACTACGCCCAGGTCCGCGACCTGCTGGCCACCGATTGCGCGCTGATGCTGGAGCGCTTGCCGGGGCTGGCGCAGCTTGCCTTTGCCGACGGCAGCCCGTTCGCAGATGACACGACGCTGGAATGGATCGCCAGCCATGCCACGGTGCGCGATATCGCGCACGGCGAGTCTGTATCGCCGGTGACGGTCAGCTCGGCCAGCACCGACTGGGCCGAGACCGAAGCCCAGGCCGTCGAGATGGCCGCCCAGCAAAGCCTGGATGCCGCACTGGCATGGCTGCAAGATTTGCCGGCTCCGGATGGCGAGCGTGACCGCTTCGTGCGGCAACTGGTGATGGCCCGGGTGGCAGAACGCGCTGACCGGGTGGACACGGCGCTCCATCTGCTGGCCGCGCTGGATGCACGCGCCACGCAGTTCCGGCTGGATGCCTGGGAGCCGTCCCTGGCATTCGAAGTCAAGCAGCAGTTGCTGCGTCTGCTCAAGATCCGCGCGACGCGCAAGGATGCCGACAAGATCGCACTGGCCCAGCGCATCGACGCGCTGACAGGCGAACTGACCACCATCGACCCGGCCCGCGCCGTGGCCATCACCTGA
- the tssF gene encoding type VI secretion system baseplate subunit TssF, which produces MNHPTRDNEILRYYEAEMRYLREAGKEFAQAFPDRARMLNIDRIGERDPHVERLFEGFAFLMGRLRHKLDDELPELTEGLVSMLWPHYLRMIPSLSILELIPTAGALQRHETVPAGLEVVSDPVSLDSRGGREDTVECPYRTTQAVDLYPLRMAEAGAYARDDGRSVIRLRLAIQAQSRSEPLEVPLLRMYLHADRPLALALHAAMTAQPVATHVRIPGYPPDRPGSPLSMPDLRLEPAGLRADERLWPKPDNAFGGYQLLLEYFTFPEKFMFVDLVGLDMAAIPVTAEYFDVEVVLAKPFPDDMRFSAENIRLYCTPIINLFELEADPITVTHVETEYRVRAMEHHGQHVEAYSVDTVRGFEAGTGARFEYAPFAAFRHRGGMLRHEMPERYFHTRVRQGPSGRFDTWVVLGGHAWEHRDALPQETLSLSVTGTNGMLPRKGLRAAGIRHMRDGFTNISQVRNLTAPTLPVYPPTSDRFHWRVLSHLAPNYLSLLDAEVLRGSLALYDWTDGEMNRRRIAGITDVRHRPLQKLVKGGLLRGVEIEVTLDSTRFAGDGDVELFGEMLNRFLSLYATLNLYTRLVIVSQPTGKRLEWPDSKGEGAPF; this is translated from the coding sequence ATGAACCATCCCACCCGAGACAACGAAATCCTGCGCTATTACGAGGCGGAGATGCGCTACCTGCGCGAGGCCGGCAAGGAGTTCGCGCAGGCCTTTCCGGATCGCGCGCGCATGCTCAACATCGACCGGATCGGTGAGCGCGATCCCCATGTCGAACGGCTATTCGAGGGCTTTGCCTTCCTGATGGGGCGCCTGCGCCACAAGCTCGATGACGAACTGCCGGAGCTGACCGAAGGGTTGGTCAGCATGCTTTGGCCGCATTACCTCCGCATGATTCCGTCGCTGTCGATCCTGGAACTGATTCCGACGGCCGGCGCGCTGCAGCGCCACGAGACGGTGCCGGCTGGCCTGGAGGTCGTCTCTGACCCGGTGTCTCTCGATAGCCGGGGCGGGCGTGAGGACACAGTGGAGTGTCCATACCGGACCACGCAAGCGGTCGACCTCTATCCCCTGCGCATGGCCGAAGCCGGCGCTTATGCGAGGGACGACGGCCGCTCGGTCATCCGCCTGCGGCTTGCGATACAGGCGCAGTCCCGCAGCGAGCCGCTGGAAGTGCCGCTGTTGCGGATGTACCTGCATGCCGACCGTCCGCTGGCGCTCGCACTCCATGCCGCAATGACAGCACAGCCAGTGGCGACGCACGTGCGGATTCCCGGCTACCCGCCTGACCGCCCCGGCTCTCCCCTGTCCATGCCCGATCTACGTCTGGAGCCCGCAGGACTACGGGCCGACGAGCGGCTATGGCCCAAGCCTGACAACGCCTTTGGCGGCTATCAGTTGCTGCTGGAATACTTCACCTTCCCCGAAAAATTCATGTTCGTGGATCTGGTCGGCCTGGACATGGCGGCGATTCCGGTCACCGCGGAGTACTTCGACGTCGAGGTCGTCCTGGCCAAGCCGTTTCCAGACGATATGCGTTTCTCGGCAGAGAACATCCGGCTTTACTGCACGCCCATCATCAATCTGTTCGAACTGGAAGCCGACCCGATCACGGTTACGCATGTCGAGACCGAATACCGGGTGCGGGCCATGGAACATCACGGGCAGCACGTGGAAGCCTATTCGGTCGATACAGTCCGTGGATTCGAGGCCGGAACTGGTGCACGCTTCGAGTACGCGCCGTTTGCCGCCTTCCGTCACCGTGGTGGCATGCTGCGCCACGAGATGCCGGAGCGCTACTTCCACACCCGCGTGCGCCAGGGACCTTCGGGTCGCTTCGATACCTGGGTGGTGTTGGGCGGCCATGCGTGGGAGCATCGGGACGCGCTGCCACAGGAAACCCTGTCGCTATCCGTGACAGGCACCAACGGCATGCTGCCACGCAAGGGGCTGCGCGCGGCAGGCATTAGACATATGCGCGACGGCTTCACCAATATTTCCCAGGTGCGCAACCTGACGGCGCCGACGCTGCCGGTCTATCCGCCGACCTCAGACCGCTTTCACTGGCGGGTCCTGTCGCATCTGGCACCGAACTACCTGTCGCTGCTCGATGCCGAGGTATTGCGAGGAAGCCTCGCCCTGTATGACTGGACCGACGGAGAGATGAACCGCCGCCGGATCGCGGGCATCACGGACGTGCGCCACCGCCCGCTGCAAAAGCTCGTCAAGGGCGGCCTGCTGCGCGGGGTCGAAATCGAAGTGACACTGGACAGTACGCGCTTTGCCGGGGACGGCGACGTCGAACTCTTTGGCGAAATGCTGAATCGCTTCCTGTCGCTGTACGCCACGCTAAACCTGTACACGCGCCTGGTGATCGTGTCGCAGCCCACCGGCAAGCGGCTCGAGTGGCCGGACAGCAAAGGTGAGGGGGCGCCGTTTTGA
- the tssG gene encoding type VI secretion system baseplate subunit TssG: MNVFRLCELMELAAPDRPPLGTTDSPADEPVRFRSSGRLGFPGREIDAIEVDEELPDRPPAIRTTFLGLYGVDARMPSYFVDAIAQRQDGADPLAAFLDLFHHRIVTQYYRVARKYRYPVGFRNGGEDEVSRYMLSLLGLGFGQAPAAQTVPTRKLLSMLGLASQRTRTAEGLAGVLQHAIPDATITVSEFYPVWIPIEPGEPMPLGENCVLGRGFHDRTNTVRVVMTPALRESVLGLMPGRPLHREVMALLRFYLGYEARAHLEMHVLRALMPQPTLNSQDVSLGYTTQLRACEANKSAEGDQRLTRVQLGTWRGGETSAPGRH, encoded by the coding sequence ATGAATGTCTTCCGGCTGTGCGAACTGATGGAGCTGGCGGCTCCCGACCGGCCGCCGTTGGGGACGACAGATTCTCCGGCCGACGAGCCGGTCCGGTTCCGATCGAGCGGTCGACTCGGGTTTCCAGGGCGCGAGATCGACGCGATCGAGGTCGATGAGGAGCTCCCCGACCGGCCTCCCGCAATCCGCACGACGTTCCTGGGGCTCTATGGCGTCGATGCGCGCATGCCGTCGTACTTTGTGGACGCGATCGCCCAGCGGCAGGATGGCGCCGATCCCCTGGCGGCTTTCCTGGACCTGTTCCACCACCGGATCGTTACCCAGTACTACCGCGTCGCGCGCAAGTATCGGTACCCGGTGGGGTTCCGCAACGGGGGCGAGGACGAGGTATCGCGCTATATGCTGAGTCTGCTGGGGCTTGGCTTCGGACAGGCCCCGGCTGCCCAGACGGTGCCGACCCGGAAGCTGCTCTCGATGCTTGGCCTGGCCAGTCAGCGGACGCGCACGGCGGAGGGTCTGGCAGGCGTGCTTCAGCATGCCATACCGGACGCGACGATCACGGTGTCGGAGTTTTACCCGGTCTGGATCCCCATCGAACCTGGCGAGCCCATGCCGCTCGGGGAAAACTGCGTGCTGGGGCGCGGCTTCCACGACCGGACAAACACGGTGCGGGTCGTCATGACGCCCGCCTTGCGTGAATCGGTGCTCGGGCTCATGCCGGGGCGGCCATTGCACCGCGAGGTGATGGCGCTGCTGCGCTTCTACCTCGGTTATGAAGCACGGGCACATCTTGAGATGCACGTGCTGCGCGCATTGATGCCGCAGCCGACGTTGAACTCGCAGGATGTCAGCCTGGGGTACACGACGCAGCTTCGCGCCTGCGAGGCCAACAAGAGCGCGGAAGGCGACCAAAGGCTGACACGCGTTCAACTGGGAACCTGGCGCGGTGGTGAAACCTCCGCTCCTGGCCGTCATTGA